A window of the Pecten maximus chromosome 19, xPecMax1.1, whole genome shotgun sequence genome harbors these coding sequences:
- the LOC117317833 gene encoding putative methyltransferase DDB_G0268948 isoform X2 translates to MASYRLFEDEEHAKVYTKYRPPYPKALYDEIENYCKGLSENDLDLAIDVGCGSGQSTLPLTKFCKHVIGIDISNEQILQARKSATNIDFRVGSAEDLSSQGDGTVDLVTVGTAIHWLDRSIFMKEVERVLRPGGVLAVYTYGLDILHNKEAHGLVWEDLYKKTLQDCNPGPHIHIINGLSLIELPFKDSIRLEPLLVEREVDVDFYIGFIRSWSPWQLFEKKNPKTDILTVLAQRLKALYKDSVSNDVHQISLTSTTYALLGRK, encoded by the exons ATGGCCAGCTACAGATTGTTTGAAGATGAAGAGCATGCAAAAGTATATACTAAATATCGACCACCGTATCCAAAGGCATTATACGACGAAATCGAAAATTATTGCAAGGGATTGAGCGAAAACGACTTGGACCTGGCTATAGACGTAGGGTGCGGAAGTGGCCAGAGTACTCTCCCCTTGACCaaattttgtaaacatgttaTTGGAATAGATATAAGCAATGAGCAGATCTTACAAGCAAGGAAATCCGCGACCAATATCGATTTCCGGGTAGGCTCCGCGGAGGACCTGAGTTCACAAGGAGACGGAACTGTAGATCTGGTAACTGTAGGTACAGCCATTCATTGGTTGGACAGATCTATATTTATGAAGGAGGTGGAACGTGTACTGAGACCAGGAGGGGTACTGGCAGTGTATACCTACGGCTTAGACATATTACACAACAAAGAGGCACACGGCCTTGTATGGGAG GATCTATATAAGAAAACGTTACAAGATTGTAATCCTGGCCCACATATTCATATCATCAATGGCTTAAGTTTGATAGAACTACCATTCAAAGACTCCATAAG GTTAGAGCCCTTATTGGTCGAGAGAGAAGTTGATGTAGATTTCTATATTGGCTTCATTAGATCCTGGTCGCCATGGCAACTTTTCGAGAAGAAGAACCCAAAGACAGATATTTTGACAGTTTTAGCACAACG GCTGAAGGCTCTGTACAAGGATAGTGTATCCAATGATGTCCATCAAATCTCGCTTACCTCGACGACATATGCATTACTTGGAAGAAAATGA
- the LOC117317833 gene encoding putative methyltransferase DDB_G0268948 isoform X1 codes for MESDRSALSRSHLNNHNFSKITFLGVHRMASYRLFEDEEHAKVYTKYRPPYPKALYDEIENYCKGLSENDLDLAIDVGCGSGQSTLPLTKFCKHVIGIDISNEQILQARKSATNIDFRVGSAEDLSSQGDGTVDLVTVGTAIHWLDRSIFMKEVERVLRPGGVLAVYTYGLDILHNKEAHGLVWEDLYKKTLQDCNPGPHIHIINGLSLIELPFKDSIRLEPLLVEREVDVDFYIGFIRSWSPWQLFEKKNPKTDILTVLAQRLKALYKDSVSNDVHQISLTSTTYALLGRK; via the exons ATGGAGTCAGATAGATCAGCTCTCTCCCGATCCCATCTGAATAATCATAATTTctcaaaaattacatttttaggTGTTCACAGAATGGCCAGCTACAGATTGTTTGAAGATGAAGAGCATGCAAAAGTATATACTAAATATCGACCACCGTATCCAAAGGCATTATACGACGAAATCGAAAATTATTGCAAGGGATTGAGCGAAAACGACTTGGACCTGGCTATAGACGTAGGGTGCGGAAGTGGCCAGAGTACTCTCCCCTTGACCaaattttgtaaacatgttaTTGGAATAGATATAAGCAATGAGCAGATCTTACAAGCAAGGAAATCCGCGACCAATATCGATTTCCGGGTAGGCTCCGCGGAGGACCTGAGTTCACAAGGAGACGGAACTGTAGATCTGGTAACTGTAGGTACAGCCATTCATTGGTTGGACAGATCTATATTTATGAAGGAGGTGGAACGTGTACTGAGACCAGGAGGGGTACTGGCAGTGTATACCTACGGCTTAGACATATTACACAACAAAGAGGCACACGGCCTTGTATGGGAG GATCTATATAAGAAAACGTTACAAGATTGTAATCCTGGCCCACATATTCATATCATCAATGGCTTAAGTTTGATAGAACTACCATTCAAAGACTCCATAAG GTTAGAGCCCTTATTGGTCGAGAGAGAAGTTGATGTAGATTTCTATATTGGCTTCATTAGATCCTGGTCGCCATGGCAACTTTTCGAGAAGAAGAACCCAAAGACAGATATTTTGACAGTTTTAGCACAACG GCTGAAGGCTCTGTACAAGGATAGTGTATCCAATGATGTCCATCAAATCTCGCTTACCTCGACGACATATGCATTACTTGGAAGAAAATGA